TCGTCCGGATGAACACGATCGTCTCGCTGGCCGTCGGCGCGGTGGTCGTCGTCGCGGTGACCACCTTGACGTCGTTGCTCCTGCTGCCGGTGCTGCTGCAGGTACTCGGTCCGCGGATCAACGCGGGAAAGATCCCTATTCCAGCGCGATTCCGCACCGACGAGTCCGCCGACGAGACCCGCTTGGCGTCGCATCGGTGGTATCGCCTGGCGGTGACGGTGATGCGACACCGGTTCGCCTTCCTGGGCGCGGGTATCGCGGTGCTGGTCCTGCTCGCGATACCGGCGGCGGACATGAAACTGTCGTTGCCCGGCCCGGAGATCCTGCCGTCGTCCTCGGCGATCGGACGCGGATTCGACCGCGTCGCAACACAATACGGTCCGGGGGTGGCCGCGCCCATCCAGGTCGTGGTCCGCACGGACGCCGCGGTCACCGACCCGTCGATCGGCGCCGAGCTGAGCGAGTTGGTCGCCGATCTGTCGGCACTCCCGGATGTCGCCGCGGTCAACTCCGCACTGACTGTCACGCAACAGATCTCACCCGGGTTGCAGTGGCAGGCACTCGACTCGGCGGCATTCGACCGGCTCCCGGCCGACGCGCAACAGGGCCTGCGGTACTACGTTTCCGACGATCGACGGAAATCCGTGGTCGAAGTCATCTCGACCCGCCCCTTCGCGGACGAAGCCACGATCACCCTGCTGGACCGGGTTCGCGATCGCACCGAAGCCCTTCCGGCCACGATGCACGCCGATGTCGGCGGCAATACCGCACGAGCGGTGGACCCCAACCACGAGATCGAGCGAAAGCTGCCCTGGGTCATCGTGCTGATGCTGATCGCGCTCTACGTCGTACTGCTGATCTCGTTCCGCTCGATCTTCCTGCCGCTCAAAGCGATTCTCATGAACGGGCTCGCGGTGGGCGCGACCTTCGGCGTCCTCGTCGCGATCTTCCAGAAGGGCTGGCTGCCACAGGTACCCGGGCTGGACCAGCCCGGCTATCTGCTGTCGTTCGCCCCGATCCTGGTGCTCGCGTTGATGGTCGGGCTGAGCACCGACTACGAGGTGTTCCTGCTCAACCGAGTCCGGGAGCGCTACCTGCAGACCCTGGACAACCACGAAGCGGTCGCCGTCGGCATCGCCCGCACCGCGCCGCTGATCACGGGCGCGGCGGTGCTGATGATCGCGGTGTTCGGCGCGTTCGGCTTCGGCGGGTTCCTGCCGATCGAACAGATCGGCATCGGGCTGGCCATCGCGGTCGCCCTGGACGTCACCGTCATCCGCAGCATGATCGTGCCCGCGGCGATGAGCCTCATGGGCCGCTGGAACTGGTGGCCCGGCGACAAGACCTGAATCCGTTGCAAGGGAGTGATTTCCGATGGAAACGTTGACACTGAGCCAGACCGGGCGGGTGGTCACCGCCCGCTACGCCGATCCGCCGTCGAACTTCGTCACCGCCGCCCTCATCCGCGATCTCGATCTGCTGACGAGGGCTGTGGAGGCCGATCCCTCGGTCGGAGCCGTCGTGTTGACCGGCGGAGTGGACGGCCGGTTCCTCGGGCACGCCGAACCGAGCGCACTGCGCGACACTTCCGCCATGGCGCCGCGGCTGCCCGCGCCCCTGCTGCAGATCGGCGTGCGCGCGCTGGATCTCGTCCTGCGGTTGCCCGGCGCCGACACCGCGGCCGAACGTTTCGGTGGCGCCGCGGGTGTCGGCGCGGTCTGGGCACACCGCTGGCGGCAGACCGTCCTGCGGATGAATCGCTCTGGTGCGGTGTATCTTTCGGCGATCAACGGCCCGGCGCTCGGCGGCGGCTTCGAGCTCGCGCTCGCCTGCGATCTGCGGTGCGCCGCCGACGACGCACGCATCGTCCTGGGCAATATCGAGATCCTGGCCGGGTTGTCCACCGGCGGTGGCGCGAGCCAGCGACTCGCTCGCATGCTCGGCACGGCGCGCACGCTGGATCTGCTGCTCGACGGCGCCACCCTGACTGTGCGGCAGGCACTGCAGGCAGGCCTCGTCGAGGCCGTGGTACCGCCGGCCGAACTGCTCGAATACACCTGCGCCACGGCGGCTCGGCTGGCGACCCGTCCCAGGACCGCGGTGCGCGCCGTCAAGCACAGCGTCTACTTCGGTGCGAGCCAACCACTTTCGCAGGGACTGCGCACCGAGGCCGCCGAATTCCTCGGCGCGGCATCGTCGGCCACCGCACACCGCCGCCTGACCGCACTCGTGGACGACGTCGCCGCGCTCGGCGACACACCGTTCCTGGCCCGGCCGCAGAACTGGCGCGACGGTACGCGGGTCGGTCGTAAATACGCTGTGCCCGATCACGGGTCTGCTTCGTTGCCCGCGCCGTCCTGACCGGCTCACTTCGACGAATGGGTAGACCTATGAGTTCATCCACCGAGCAGCTGTCGAGTAAACCTCGGATCGGTGAGTTGTATCTGCGCGCCTTCGTCGGCGCACTGCCGATCCCGGTCCTCAATGCGCGGCCGCGGGCCCTGCCGAGCACGAAACTGACGCTGGCCGGCGCACGCATTCGTCGAACCGAACTCGACACGTATCGCGCAGCCTGCGGCCTCACCGACAGCGGCGCACTGCCGCTCACCTATCTGTCCGTCCTGGCCAATCCGGTCGCGATGCGACTGATGGTGGCCCGGGACTTCCCGTTCGCGCTGCCCGGTCTCGTCCACCTGCGCAACGTCATCGAGCAACGACGACCGCTGCGCGGCGACGAACTGCTGGACATCACCGTGCACGCGGCGGATCTGCGCGACCACCGGCGGGGCAAGGTCTTCGATCTGATCAGCGAGGTGTCCATCGCCGGAGAGCCGGTGTGGAAACAGACAGCGACGCTGTTGAAACCGCAGAAGCGTCCCGCTGGTCCCCGCCCGGACGGCAGGGGCGACGACGCGCAGGCACCGTCCGGCGCGCCGTTGCGCGTCGATCAGCGCACTGTCAACCGATACGCCGCCGCCTCCGGCGACTACAACCCGATACATGTCTCGGGAATCGGCGCCCGCATCCTCGGGTTCCCCGGTCCGATCGCGCACGGAATGTGGCAGGCAGCAGCCGTTCTCGGCTCGATACCGGGCGAGATCCCCGCCGCGTGCGCCTACGACGTCACCTTCGGCAAGCCGATGATCGTTCCGGGCGAAGCCCGCCTGGCCGTCGAACGCACGAACGACGGGTCCGGTTGGTACCTGTCACTGCGGCACGCGGGCAAGGGATTCGCGCATCTCACCGCGTCCCTCACCCCGCGATAGTCCGCAACCACGGCTCGATGGCGCGCGCGGCCTCGGCGGCGTGCGCGTCCAGGATGGAGAAGTGATCGGCGGCCACCTGCACGTGCGTCCCGCCGATCTGCCACTGTGGCGCGGCAGCAGCGGTGCCGGTCGCCGACAACGCCAAGACCGGAACAGTGATCTGCGCGGGGTGCCATTCGTCGAACAACCGCAGATAGTTCGCCATCGCCAGCAGATTGTCGTCACCGAGTACGACGCCGCCCGGATCGAGGCTCATGATGTGCCGCATCGCCCAGCGGAAGGTCTCCTGCCGATGCGCGGGAGAGGGGTCGAAGGTGTCGATCAGCACGAGCCCGGCCGGCGGGCGGCCCGCGCGGTCGAGGTGGTCGGTCAACGAGTGCGCGAGAACCCCGCCGATCGAATGACCGAGCAGCACGAAAGGCAGGTCGCCGCAGGCCGTCATGATGGTGTCGGCGAGGGATTCGAGTGCCGCCTGCCAGGAGTCCGGCTGCGGGCAGGCACCGCCGAACCCCGGCAGCCGCACCGCGAAAGCGCGCGGCCGAGTGGTGAACTCGGTGGTCAGACGGATGAATTGGTGCGGACCCGAGCCCGCCAGGAAGGACGGGACACAGACCACGACGGGCGTAGCTCCCTCGGACAGCAGCATGGCCGATCCCGGATGCGCGCCGCGCGTCGCCGAATCGAAAGTGTGCCGATAGCGGGAAGCCGAGACGAGCATCTCGACTCCGCCGAGGAGATCGCCCGCCGCGTCGGCCCGGCGCAGGAGAGCCGTGAGCGTATGACCACCCCCGGCGGGGGCCTGCGGGGGCGGCGGGGGTTCGGCGACCGGTTCCAGCCAGAACCGGCTGCGTTGAAAGGGATAGGTAGGCAAATCGATCCGGCGACCGGGCGGGATCAGGCGCGACCAGTCCACAGCAGCACCGCAGGCGTAGGCCGAAGCAACGGCACCGGCGATATCGTAGGTGCCGGTGCGGTCGAACGGCGCCAAACCCGCCAGCACGGTCGCCCTTCTCGCACTGTCGATTTCGGCGACCTGCTCGGCAACGCCGCTCGGTCCGTCCGCTCGGGGACCGAGTTCGACGAGGGTGCGATAACCGGCCGCCACCAATTCGGCGAGTCGTCGGCCCGGCGGCTGCACCGTGTTCGAGACAGCCTCCCGCGCAGCCTGTTCCAGCGTGGTATCGCCCGCCAGCAACCGGCCGGCCGCGGGACAGACGTTGTCGTCTATCACGGGTACCGACGCCGGCAGATACTGCTGCCACACCGCCGCGGATGCCACCGCGAGCGCGAACAATCCCTGCCGTGCGACATCGTCCCGGTCGGCCGGTGGCGCACCTGCCGCCCCGGTCACCACCGCGAGCAGGTCTGCGCCGCCGTTGCGGAGCAGCGCATCGGCACAGGCCCGGAACCGCTCAGCGAAAACCGGTGCGGCACCGAGAAGGTCCGCTACGGCGCGAGACCACCCGGCACGGTCGGACCCGACGACGTAGGCGACCCGATGTCCCCCCTTCGTCCCGGCACCGCGGGCGATGCCATCGCTGTACGTCATCCGTTTCGGTGCGGCCTGTTCCGCGAGTACGCGCAGGGCCGAGCGCAATTCGGCCATGCCGGTACCGACGATGGCGGCGCGGTACTCGAGATGTGCCCGGGTGGTGGCCAGACTGTGAGCGAGGTCGACGGGCCGTTGCGCGATATGGGCGTCGAGCCACGAACTCAGCTGCGCTGCCCGCGCCGTGAGCGCGCCCGCGGTCCGCGCCGACAACAACCATACGGTCGGCGACGCGGGATCCGGCTGCGCGGCAGCGGTTTCCACTGCCTGCGTGGCGGGCGGTTCCTCCACTATGACGTGGGCGTTGGTACCACTGGCGCCGAACGCGGAGACCCCGGCGCGGCGCGGCGCATCGGCACGGTCTCGACGCCACGGCCGATGACTGCGCAGCAGCGAGACGGCCCCGTCGGCCCAATCCACCCGGCTGGACGGCACCTCCGCGTGCAACGTCCGCGGCAGCGTGTCGTGCCGCAGGGCCATGATCATCTTGAGCAGTCCGCCCACCCCCGCCGCCGCCTGAGTGTGACCGATGTTCGACTTCAGCGAACCGAGCCACAGCGGATGATCCGCGCGGTGATCGCGCCCGTAGGTCGCGAGCAGCGCGTTCGCTTCGATCGGGTCACCGAGCGTGGTGCCGGTGCCGTGCGCCTCCACCGCGTCGACATCGGCCGGGCCGAGATCCGCGTCGGCGAGTGCGGCGCGGATGACGCGCTCCTGGGCGGGACCGCTCGGCGCGGTCAGGCCGTTGCTGGCGCCGTCGGAATTCACCGCCGACCCGCGGAGCACGGCATGAATGTGATGGCCGTTGCGCTGCGCGTCCCCGAGCCGTTCCAACAGCAGCAGACCCATACCCTCCGACCAGCCGGTGCCATCGGCGTTGTCCGCGAAGGATTTACACCGGCCATCCGGTGCGAGTGCGCGCTGCCTGCTGAACTCGAGGATGACCGACGGGGTGGCCATCACGGTCGCACCACCCGCGACCGCGAGATCGCTCTCGCCCCGCCGCAGCGACTGCATCGCCAAATGCGTCGCCACCAATGACGAGGAACAAGCCGTATCCACCGTGAGCGCGGGCCCGTGGAAACCGAAGGTGTACGCCACTCGGCCCGACAGCACGCTGCCCATCATGCCGAGTCCCCAACGGCCGTTGAGGGCATCCGCGTGCTGGGCGGACAGCCACGTGTAGTCCTGATACATCGTGGCGGCGAACACACCGGTCCGGCTGCCGCGCAGGGCAGCGGGGTCGAGGCCCGCGTGTTCCAGCAACTCCCAGGTCCCCTCCAGCAGCAACCGCTGCTGTGGATCCAGCGCGATCGCTTCCCGTGGGCTCAACGCGAAGAACCTCGGGTCGAAATCGGCCGCACCCGAAATGAATCCGCCGGAACGGACATAAGAGGTGCCCTTGTGGTCGGGGTCCGGGTCATAGAGCCGGGCCAGGTCCCAGCCGCGATCGTCGGGAAAGTCGCCGATCGCGTCGCGGCCCGCCGCGACCAACTCCCACAACTGCTCCGGCGAACGAACACCACCCGGATACCGACATGCCATGCCGACGACCGCGATCGGCTCGCGGCGCTGTGCCGCCTCCGCGCGCAACCGCACGTTTTCCTTCATCGTCGTGCGCAACGCACGCACCAGCTGATCGGCGTCAACGGCCATGGTGGACAACCCCTGTCGAGTCAGTCTTCGGACAGCGCCAGCCGGATGAGCGACTCGGCGTCCAGCACATCCAGTTCTGTCCCGGCCGACTCGTGTTCGGCCGCGAATTCCGTTGGTGTGCCTGCCGAGCCGAACATCGCCTCGTGCAAGTAGTCCGCGATCGCGGCGGGCGAGGGGTGATCGAAGATCACGGTGGTCGGTATCACCAGGCCGGTTTCGAAGCTCAGCCGGTTGCGCAGTTCCACCGCGCCCAGCGAGTCGAAGCCGAGATCGGTGAAGGCCCGTTCCGGATCGACCGCGTCGCCGGACGGATAGCGCAGGACACTGGCGACCTCCACACAGACCAGCCGCAGCAACTCCGATTCCCGTTCGCTGCCCCGCAATTGCGCCAACTGCCTGCCGAACGTCCCGGACGCCGCAGTGGCGGCGGGGGCGGGAACGAGATCCGCGAGTACCGGCGAAAGCGGGATTCCCGACGCGCGCAGCGCGACCGGATCCAGCGCCAGCGGGATGACGGACGGCTCGGCGCAAACGGCTGTCGCGTCGAACAATCTCAGTCCCGCTCGCCGCTCCAGCGGCAAGAACCCGGCGCCCGCCAGGCGCGCCCGGTCGGCCGCGGTCAGCTCGCCGGTCATCGCACTCGGCTGCGCCCACATGCCCCAGGCCATCGACACCGCGGCGAGGCCATGTGCCCGCCGCCAGCCGGCCAGCCCGTCCAGAAAGGCGTTGGCGGCAGCGTAGTTCGCTTGACCCGGTGCACCGAGCACGCCCGCTGCCGACGAGAACAGGACGAACGCGACGAGGTCGAGCTCCGCCGTCAATTCGTGCAGATGCCAGGCCGCCGCCACCTTCGGGCGCAGCACGCGATCCAAGCGCTCGGCGGTCAACGCCTCGAGCACGCCGTCGTCGAGGACGCCGGCCGCGTGCACGATCGCGCGCAGCCGATGCCCGGCGCGGACCCGGGCGAGCAGCGACGCGAGCTGGGCACGATCGGCGACATCGCACGCGGCCAGCTCCACCTCGGCACCCGATTCCCGCAGCCGGGCAACGAGTTCCGGCGCACCTGGGGCCTGCACACCGCGCCGGCCGACCAGAATCAGCCGCCGCACACCGTGTTCGGCCACCAGGTGTTCGGCGACGAGGGCGCCGAGTCCGCCGGTACCGCCGGTGATCAACACCGAGCCGTCGAGCTCCGACCAGGGCGCGCCACCGTCCGGCGCGCGCATCGGCCGCAACCGCGGCACGAGCACCTGCCCGTCCCGCACCGCCAGCTGGGGAATACCTGCGCGCAGCGCGGAGCCGAGAGTGCCGGCGTCGACCGAGGGCTCGATATCGGCGAGCAGGAACCGATCCGGATGCTCGGTCTGGGCGCTGCGGACCAATCCCCACACGGAGGCCACCCGGGGATCCAGCACATCCGCGGGCCGCGCGGATACCGCGTCACGGGTGCAGAACATCAATCGGCTTCCGGCACATCGACTCTCCGACAACCACTCTTGTGCCAGGCGCAATGCTCGAGCAGCGATCGTCGCGGTCGCGGCCGGCACGTCGTCCGTGTCGGCGATCGATGCCGAGACGTGCTCGGTGGGGTCGACGACGACCAGGTCCGGCACGGCGGCGCCGGACTCGATATCCGAGATCAGCGCGGGCAGGTCGGCGTACCGACGCGCACCGGCGACCTGCGCCGTGCCCACCGCCGCGACCGCCACCGGATCCGACGCCTGCGCGGTCAGGTCGATGCCGTGCCATTCACAACGGAACAACGAATCCGCCGCAGCGGTCCGCGCCGCGTCGAGCTGCGACAGCGAAACCTTGCGTGCGAGAACAGAGTCCACTGAGATGACCACGGCACCGGACTCGTCGACCGCGGTCATCCGCACCGAATCCGGCCCCGCCGCGGTCAACCGGACCAGCAATCCGGACCCGGATCGCTGCGTCGGGTGGATCGTGACCCCCGACCAGAGGAACGGCAGCCACACCGTGCCGTCCTCGTCAGGACGTTCCAGTAACGCGGCGTGCAAAGCGGCGTCGAGAGTTCCCGGGTGCACGAGGAATTCGCCGGCGTCCACTCCGGTAGGCGCGGGGTCGATCCTGGCGTAGAGGCTGTCCCCGTGCCGCCATGCCGCGCGCAGGCGCTGGAATTCCGGCCCGTATCCGAGGCCATGCCGGGCGAGTTCCGGATACAGCCCATCGATGTCCAGTGCGACGGCACCCGGCGGTGGCGCGGCCGACAGTGGTTGCGCGACAGTGCCATCGGCACTCAGGGTGGCCGTGGCATGCCGGGTCCATCCCGCACCCAGGTCGGCATGCAGCGTGAACGACTGTCTGCCGGCACCGAGCGGCTCGAGCCGGGCTTGCACCGCTACCGCCCGATCAGGCGGCACCACGAGCGGCGCGTACAAGGTCAGCTCGGTCAGCGCCGGTGTGCCCGAACGGCGACCGAGATGCGTCGCGATCTCGACGATCGCGGCGCCGGCGACCACGATGGCGCCGAAGACCGTGTGATCACGCAGCCAGGGCTGGGTGCTCGCCGACCAGCTGCCGACGAACAGCGAGCCGCTCCCCTCGGCCAGCTCCAGCGTCGCGGCGAACAGCGGATGCCGATCGGGGACGAGGCCGCAGTCATCGCCCACCGGCGCCGCCGGTGCCCGCTCGACCCAGTAACGCTGCCGTTCGAACGGATAGGTGGGCAGTTCGAGCCGCCGTGCGCTCGCCGGTGGGCCTGCGGACCAGGTCACCGGCGCGCCGCCGACGTAGGCCGTGGCCAACGCCGTGAGCAGGGTGCGGCCCTCGGACCGGCGCGGTCGCATCGTCGGGACCACCACCGCGTCCTGCTCGGAGTGGGCGAGATGTCCTTTGGCGAGCACCGAGAGCTGGCCGCCGGGACCGGCTTCCAGGAAGGTGTCGACCCCCGCGGCGGTGAGCCAGGCGAGCCCGGCACCGAATCGCACGGTATCCCGGACATGCCGCACCCAGTACTCGGCGGTGCCGAAATCGTCGGCGGGCGCGCCGGTCAGGTTCGAGACGACAGGTATCCGTGGCCTGCCGACGGTGATCCGCTCGGCGATGTCGGCGAACTCGGCCAGCATCGGGGCCATGAGCGGCGAGTGGAAGGCGTGACTGACGGTGAGGCGTTTGATCCGCCGCCCGGCCGCCGACCACCGCTCGGCGATCGCGGCGGTCTCTTCGTGCGGGCCGGAAAGCACCACCGCCGCAGGCCCGTTCACCGCCGCGACGGCCACGTCGGTCCCCGAAGTGCGCAGATCGGCGCGGATCTCGGCCTCCGTGGCCTCCACGGCGATCATCGCCCCGCCCGCGGGCAGCGCCTGCATGAGCCGGGCGCGCGATGCCACCAGCAGGCAGGCGTCCGGCAGGTCCAGCACGCCGCTCACGTGTGCGGCCGCGAACTCACCGACGGAATGCCCGATCAGGTAAGCCGGTCGCACGCCGAAGGATTCGAGGAGCCGGTACAGGGCGACCTCGACAGCGAACAGCGCCGCCTGGGTGTAACCGGTCTGGTCGAGCAGGCCCGGTTCATCCGTGCCCGCGATGATCCGGTCGAGCGGCCGATCCAGGTGCCGATCGAGTTCGGCGTGCACGTCGCGATACGCCGTCGCGAAAACCGGGTACAGCGCAGCCAATTCGGTGCCCATGCCGAGGTACTGGGCGCCCTGCCCGGGAAACATCACCGCCAGGGTGGATCTGCGATCGAGCCGGATACGTCCCGTGAGCACCGCACCGCTCGCCGCCCCGGTGGCCAAGGAGCCCAGGGCGCTGCGCAATTCGGCGCTATCGGTCCCGATGAGGGCCGCGCGGTGCTCCAGATGTGCTCGGGTCTCGGCGAGCGCGCTCGCGAGTTCGGCAGGGTCCTGACCCGGATGCGCGTCGAGCCAGGCACCCAGCCGATCAGCCTGCAGCGCGAGCGCCCGTGGGGTGCGCGCGGAGAGTACCCACACCGCAGGCGTCTCGGACACGGGTTGCGGCGGGACGGAAACCGATTGCGCCGGTGGCTCTTCGACGATGACATGCGCGTTCGTGCCGCTGATGCCGAAGGCCGACACCGCGGCGCGGCGACGCCTGCCGGACTGGTCCGATGGCCACGGCACGGCGTCGGTCAGCAGCGAGACCGCGCCGCTTGCCCAGTCCACTTTCCCAGAGGGCGCATCGACGTGCAG
This genomic stretch from Nocardia brasiliensis ATCC 700358 harbors:
- a CDS encoding MMPL family transporter encodes the protein MTRQAPPAAERDDAGRDPAGSGDGTRSGWPDLVARFTAGRVRSLTVVWIVLLLLGALGGATLADSLNSQGWDVPGSGTVAVRDELAAGLAGRGATDVLLVIHDKQQTVDSPAFEQRAREVFETTVADARLQVSGSFGWNTLSPLNRGKFVGADRRTVTTAIGIGLGNDEATKKVPVVQEDLGARFEEQGLDVAILSVQGMQGEANKLAAEGLIRSELLAFPLIVIVLLLLFRSVLAMIAAMAVTITGIAVTLGIIALIAARTELSIFVENIVLMLGLGVGVDYSLVMIKRFKEELAAGNDVHASVLRTLRTGGRTVATSGLTIIVAALPLFIVRMNTIVSLAVGAVVVVAVTTLTSLLLLPVLLQVLGPRINAGKIPIPARFRTDESADETRLASHRWYRLAVTVMRHRFAFLGAGIAVLVLLAIPAADMKLSLPGPEILPSSSAIGRGFDRVATQYGPGVAAPIQVVVRTDAAVTDPSIGAELSELVADLSALPDVAAVNSALTVTQQISPGLQWQALDSAAFDRLPADAQQGLRYYVSDDRRKSVVEVISTRPFADEATITLLDRVRDRTEALPATMHADVGGNTARAVDPNHEIERKLPWVIVLMLIALYVVLLISFRSIFLPLKAILMNGLAVGATFGVLVAIFQKGWLPQVPGLDQPGYLLSFAPILVLALMVGLSTDYEVFLLNRVRERYLQTLDNHEAVAVGIARTAPLITGAAVLMIAVFGAFGFGGFLPIEQIGIGLAIAVALDVTVIRSMIVPAAMSLMGRWNWWPGDKT
- a CDS encoding enoyl-CoA hydratase/isomerase family protein, producing METLTLSQTGRVVTARYADPPSNFVTAALIRDLDLLTRAVEADPSVGAVVLTGGVDGRFLGHAEPSALRDTSAMAPRLPAPLLQIGVRALDLVLRLPGADTAAERFGGAAGVGAVWAHRWRQTVLRMNRSGAVYLSAINGPALGGGFELALACDLRCAADDARIVLGNIEILAGLSTGGGASQRLARMLGTARTLDLLLDGATLTVRQALQAGLVEAVVPPAELLEYTCATAARLATRPRTAVRAVKHSVYFGASQPLSQGLRTEAAEFLGAASSATAHRRLTALVDDVAALGDTPFLARPQNWRDGTRVGRKYAVPDHGSASLPAPS
- a CDS encoding MaoC/PaaZ C-terminal domain-containing protein; translated protein: MSSSTEQLSSKPRIGELYLRAFVGALPIPVLNARPRALPSTKLTLAGARIRRTELDTYRAACGLTDSGALPLTYLSVLANPVAMRLMVARDFPFALPGLVHLRNVIEQRRPLRGDELLDITVHAADLRDHRRGKVFDLISEVSIAGEPVWKQTATLLKPQKRPAGPRPDGRGDDAQAPSGAPLRVDQRTVNRYAAASGDYNPIHVSGIGARILGFPGPIAHGMWQAAAVLGSIPGEIPAACAYDVTFGKPMIVPGEARLAVERTNDGSGWYLSLRHAGKGFAHLTASLTPR
- a CDS encoding type I polyketide synthase; translated protein: MAVDADQLVRALRTTMKENVRLRAEAAQRREPIAVVGMACRYPGGVRSPEQLWELVAAGRDAIGDFPDDRGWDLARLYDPDPDHKGTSYVRSGGFISGAADFDPRFFALSPREAIALDPQQRLLLEGTWELLEHAGLDPAALRGSRTGVFAATMYQDYTWLSAQHADALNGRWGLGMMGSVLSGRVAYTFGFHGPALTVDTACSSSLVATHLAMQSLRRGESDLAVAGGATVMATPSVILEFSRQRALAPDGRCKSFADNADGTGWSEGMGLLLLERLGDAQRNGHHIHAVLRGSAVNSDGASNGLTAPSGPAQERVIRAALADADLGPADVDAVEAHGTGTTLGDPIEANALLATYGRDHRADHPLWLGSLKSNIGHTQAAAGVGGLLKMIMALRHDTLPRTLHAEVPSSRVDWADGAVSLLRSHRPWRRDRADAPRRAGVSAFGASGTNAHVIVEEPPATQAVETAAAQPDPASPTVWLLSARTAGALTARAAQLSSWLDAHIAQRPVDLAHSLATTRAHLEYRAAIVGTGMAELRSALRVLAEQAAPKRMTYSDGIARGAGTKGGHRVAYVVGSDRAGWSRAVADLLGAAPVFAERFRACADALLRNGGADLLAVVTGAAGAPPADRDDVARQGLFALAVASAAVWQQYLPASVPVIDDNVCPAAGRLLAGDTTLEQAAREAVSNTVQPPGRRLAELVAAGYRTLVELGPRADGPSGVAEQVAEIDSARRATVLAGLAPFDRTGTYDIAGAVASAYACGAAVDWSRLIPPGRRIDLPTYPFQRSRFWLEPVAEPPPPPQAPAGGGHTLTALLRRADAAGDLLGGVEMLVSASRYRHTFDSATRGAHPGSAMLLSEGATPVVVCVPSFLAGSGPHQFIRLTTEFTTRPRAFAVRLPGFGGACPQPDSWQAALESLADTIMTACGDLPFVLLGHSIGGVLAHSLTDHLDRAGRPPAGLVLIDTFDPSPAHRQETFRWAMRHIMSLDPGGVVLGDDNLLAMANYLRLFDEWHPAQITVPVLALSATGTAAAAPQWQIGGTHVQVAADHFSILDAHAAEAARAIEPWLRTIAG
- a CDS encoding type I polyketide synthase, whose protein sequence is MTDTTDDSGSAFAHRVSRSEPDQRYGLCLDLVLTETAALLGCAPNEVVPDRAYLDYGYNSLAGLALTEQLSRAVGLELPLTMLFDRPNPAAVAEYLLDRIAPSVAGLSEAVVAERLPEQTGNSDEDIAVVGMACRYPGGVSSPEQLWALVAEGRDAIGDFPDDRGWDLSRLYHPDPANLGTSYTRHGGFLSGAAEFDPQFFGISPHDAVAMDPQHRLPLEGAWELFEHAGIDPTSLRGSATGVFLGVCSGDYCYLTREPAAGLEGRWGLGMMDSLASGRVAYAFGFLGPALSIDTACSSSLVAVHLAAQSLRRGESTLAVVGGVTVMSTPAVHVEFSRQRALAPDGRCKSFAEGADGTGFSEGMGLVLLERLGDARRNGHHVHAILRGSAVNSDGASNGLTAPNGPSQERVIRAALADGGLAPADVDAVEGHGTGTVLGDPIEVNALLATYGRSRSTDRPLWLGSLKSNIGHTSAAAGVGGLIKTVMALRHNTLPRTLHVDAPSGKVDWASGAVSLLTDAVPWPSDQSGRRRRAAVSAFGISGTNAHVIVEEPPAQSVSVPPQPVSETPAVWVLSARTPRALALQADRLGAWLDAHPGQDPAELASALAETRAHLEHRAALIGTDSAELRSALGSLATGAASGAVLTGRIRLDRRSTLAVMFPGQGAQYLGMGTELAALYPVFATAYRDVHAELDRHLDRPLDRIIAGTDEPGLLDQTGYTQAALFAVEVALYRLLESFGVRPAYLIGHSVGEFAAAHVSGVLDLPDACLLVASRARLMQALPAGGAMIAVEATEAEIRADLRTSGTDVAVAAVNGPAAVVLSGPHEETAAIAERWSAAGRRIKRLTVSHAFHSPLMAPMLAEFADIAERITVGRPRIPVVSNLTGAPADDFGTAEYWVRHVRDTVRFGAGLAWLTAAGVDTFLEAGPGGQLSVLAKGHLAHSEQDAVVVPTMRPRRSEGRTLLTALATAYVGGAPVTWSAGPPASARRLELPTYPFERQRYWVERAPAAPVGDDCGLVPDRHPLFAATLELAEGSGSLFVGSWSASTQPWLRDHTVFGAIVVAGAAIVEIATHLGRRSGTPALTELTLYAPLVVPPDRAVAVQARLEPLGAGRQSFTLHADLGAGWTRHATATLSADGTVAQPLSAAPPPGAVALDIDGLYPELARHGLGYGPEFQRLRAAWRHGDSLYARIDPAPTGVDAGEFLVHPGTLDAALHAALLERPDEDGTVWLPFLWSGVTIHPTQRSGSGLLVRLTAAGPDSVRMTAVDESGAVVISVDSVLARKVSLSQLDAARTAAADSLFRCEWHGIDLTAQASDPVAVAAVGTAQVAGARRYADLPALISDIESGAAVPDLVVVDPTEHVSASIADTDDVPAATATIAARALRLAQEWLSESRCAGSRLMFCTRDAVSARPADVLDPRVASVWGLVRSAQTEHPDRFLLADIEPSVDAGTLGSALRAGIPQLAVRDGQVLVPRLRPMRAPDGGAPWSELDGSVLITGGTGGLGALVAEHLVAEHGVRRLILVGRRGVQAPGAPELVARLRESGAEVELAACDVADRAQLASLLARVRAGHRLRAIVHAAGVLDDGVLEALTAERLDRVLRPKVAAAWHLHELTAELDLVAFVLFSSAAGVLGAPGQANYAAANAFLDGLAGWRRAHGLAAVSMAWGMWAQPSAMTGELTAADRARLAGAGFLPLERRAGLRLFDATAVCAEPSVIPLALDPVALRASGIPLSPVLADLVPAPAATAASGTFGRQLAQLRGSERESELLRLVCVEVASVLRYPSGDAVDPERAFTDLGFDSLGAVELRNRLSFETGLVIPTTVIFDHPSPAAIADYLHEAMFGSAGTPTEFAAEHESAGTELDVLDAESLIRLALSED